A DNA window from Thermosynechococcaceae cyanobacterium Okahandja contains the following coding sequences:
- a CDS encoding ABC transporter ATP-binding protein/permease: MSQPSHRFDARVWGQFLTIAQPYFFPRDRRGSSVIFILLLFLVIALMFGVLFGVTAAATFGLNALAPELMAQIAGGLMETFRNLWAAPLSRSLILATVIVPLGVFALLRRDLLPRWQAWTLLGLLLMLSLSVSGLNVIISFVGRFFQTALAEKKEPEFWRFLGVYAAVFVVGTPIVVIYRYVREYLGLRWRDWLTRHFLDRYFQNRAYYTVENQGDIDNPDQRITEDVRSFTQTSLQFLLIILSDIIDLIAFSGILWSISRPLTLTLGGYAVFGTIITVLIGQRLIRLNFNQLRCEADFRYGLVHVRDNAESIAFYRGEAQESVQVRQRFLEVLRNFNLLIGWQRNLDFFTTAYNYFVVIVPAAVVAPRYFAGEIDFGAISQASFAFSQIFSSLSIIVLQFRELSGFIAGIERLAEFNDALSTSHLPPESPIQVAEKPYIALEHVTVDTPNRTRRLIEDVTFALEAGESVVIMGPSGVGKSSMLRAIAGLWQSGSGCIYRPPISEILFLPQRPYMILGTLRTQLLYPGGDRHTSDDALLHALVQVNLEHLPDRVGGFDVELAWDDVLSLGEQQRLAIARLLLNQRPYAILDEATSALDLENEKRVYEHIQRTSRNYISVGHRESLVQYHTYVLELKNSKEWSFAPT, encoded by the coding sequence GTGTCTCAACCTAGCCATCGGTTTGATGCCCGCGTTTGGGGGCAATTTCTCACCATTGCTCAGCCCTACTTCTTTCCCCGCGATCGCCGCGGCAGTAGTGTCATCTTCATTCTGCTGCTATTTCTGGTGATTGCCTTAATGTTTGGGGTGCTGTTTGGTGTTACGGCAGCGGCCACGTTTGGGTTGAATGCGCTTGCCCCCGAGTTAATGGCGCAAATTGCTGGTGGCCTCATGGAGACCTTCCGTAACCTGTGGGCAGCGCCCCTCAGCCGTAGTCTCATTCTTGCGACCGTGATTGTCCCCCTAGGGGTATTTGCCCTTTTACGGCGTGACCTTCTGCCCCGCTGGCAGGCATGGACACTGCTGGGGTTACTGCTGATGCTGTCCCTGTCGGTCAGTGGCTTGAATGTGATCATTAGCTTTGTGGGGCGGTTTTTCCAAACAGCACTGGCGGAAAAAAAAGAACCCGAGTTCTGGCGATTTCTTGGGGTCTATGCCGCGGTCTTTGTGGTGGGCACGCCGATTGTGGTGATCTACCGCTATGTGCGGGAGTACTTGGGGCTGCGCTGGCGCGATTGGCTCACCCGTCATTTTTTAGATCGCTATTTTCAAAACCGCGCCTACTATACGGTTGAAAACCAAGGTGACATTGACAACCCAGATCAACGGATTACGGAGGATGTGCGCTCCTTTACCCAAACCTCTTTGCAGTTTCTGTTGATCATTCTCAGCGATATTATTGATTTAATTGCCTTTAGTGGCATCCTCTGGAGTATTTCCCGTCCCCTGACCCTCACCCTTGGGGGTTATGCCGTCTTCGGAACCATCATCACCGTTCTCATTGGCCAGCGCTTAATTCGCCTGAACTTTAACCAACTGCGCTGCGAAGCGGATTTCCGTTACGGTCTTGTCCATGTGCGTGACAATGCCGAATCCATTGCTTTTTACCGCGGTGAGGCGCAAGAGTCGGTACAGGTGCGTCAGCGGTTCCTTGAGGTGCTACGCAATTTTAATTTGCTGATTGGCTGGCAGCGAAATCTTGACTTTTTTACCACTGCCTACAACTACTTTGTGGTGATTGTACCGGCGGCGGTGGTGGCTCCCCGCTATTTTGCCGGTGAAATTGATTTTGGTGCCATTAGCCAAGCGAGCTTTGCCTTTAGCCAAATTTTTAGCTCTCTTTCAATTATTGTGCTCCAGTTTCGGGAGTTGAGTGGCTTTATTGCCGGGATTGAGCGTCTGGCGGAGTTTAATGATGCCTTGAGTACGTCGCATCTGCCGCCGGAGTCCCCCATCCAAGTGGCGGAAAAGCCCTATATTGCCCTAGAGCACGTGACGGTTGATACCCCCAATCGCACCCGACGGCTGATTGAGGATGTGACGTTTGCCCTTGAGGCGGGCGAAAGCGTGGTGATTATGGGGCCAAGTGGGGTGGGGAAAAGTTCGATGCTGCGGGCGATCGCCGGCCTGTGGCAGAGTGGCAGTGGCTGCATTTATCGACCGCCGATCAGCGAGATTCTCTTTTTGCCGCAGCGCCCCTATATGATCCTAGGGACGTTACGGACGCAGTTGCTGTATCCGGGGGGCGATCGCCACACGAGTGATGATGCGTTGCTTCATGCCCTTGTTCAGGTGAATTTAGAGCATCTGCCGGATCGTGTCGGCGGGTTTGATGTGGAACTGGCGTGGGATGATGTGCTCTCCCTTGGCGAACAACAACGCTTAGCGATCGCCCGTCTGTTGCTCAATCAACGTCCCTACGCCATTTTGGATGAAGCCACCAGTGCCCTTGACTTAGAGAATGAAAAACGGGTGTACGAGCATATTCAGCGCACGAGCCGTAACTATATCAGCGTTGGTCACCGTGAGAGCCTTGTGCAGTACCACACCTATGTCTTGGAACTCAAAAATAGTAAAGAATGGAGCTTTGCCCCCACCTAG
- a CDS encoding response regulator, with protein MQAFEDVRHSSASTLEAVMPLAQLLQMLRDQQFTGIVRVAAHVPETGRHLAYHLSFYHGNLTIAAKELPTPEELLRLLGKILKVGFMDTLMQYAQSRTANYSHRAILEAVVNTRALSWEDIEKAITERLVVILERLAPHTCTVEPQPHPDWDLSYGEIPHGINANSLLERVNSRKTLWQQLYPAIPSFEAIPRLHEGALSTVHHEATAQHLQAWVNGENTIADIAENLYKDSLALASLYLRWVNDGLIGFVTNESSPVGLPVVLTVDDSPIVQAMIRRALGDRYEVISATSAIDALSLLNNRNVSLVLLDVTMPEIDGFEFCRTIRKIEKFKDIPVIMLTAKDGLIDRAKGHLAGTNYYLTKPVDREVLLSTIEKFI; from the coding sequence ATGCAAGCCTTTGAAGACGTTCGCCATTCATCAGCAAGTACCCTAGAAGCAGTGATGCCGCTGGCGCAACTGTTGCAGATGCTTCGCGATCAGCAGTTTACAGGGATTGTGCGGGTGGCTGCCCATGTTCCAGAGACAGGGCGGCACTTAGCCTATCACCTCAGTTTTTACCACGGCAACCTGACCATCGCGGCCAAGGAACTGCCGACACCGGAAGAGTTATTGCGGCTGCTGGGCAAAATTCTCAAGGTGGGGTTTATGGATACCCTGATGCAGTACGCCCAAAGCCGCACTGCCAATTATTCCCATCGAGCGATTCTTGAAGCTGTGGTCAATACCCGCGCCCTTAGTTGGGAGGATATTGAAAAAGCCATTACCGAGCGATTAGTTGTCATCCTAGAACGCCTTGCTCCCCACACCTGTACTGTTGAACCCCAGCCCCATCCCGACTGGGATCTCAGCTACGGCGAAATTCCCCATGGCATTAATGCCAACAGCCTATTAGAGCGCGTTAACAGTCGCAAAACCCTATGGCAGCAGTTGTATCCAGCTATTCCGTCCTTTGAAGCCATTCCCCGTCTGCACGAGGGGGCACTATCAACCGTTCACCATGAGGCAACGGCACAACACTTACAAGCGTGGGTGAATGGCGAAAACACCATTGCCGATATTGCCGAAAATCTTTATAAAGACTCCCTCGCTTTAGCCTCCCTTTACCTGCGCTGGGTAAATGATGGCCTGATTGGTTTTGTCACCAACGAGAGCAGTCCGGTAGGGCTGCCCGTTGTTTTAACCGTTGATGACAGCCCAATTGTACAGGCGATGATTCGGCGTGCCTTGGGCGATCGCTACGAGGTTATTAGTGCTACCAGTGCGATTGATGCCCTGTCACTGCTAAATAACCGGAATGTCTCACTCGTTCTTTTAGATGTAACGATGCCGGAAATTGATGGCTTTGAATTTTGCCGTACCATCCGCAAAATTGAAAAATTTAAGGACATTCCAGTGATCATGCTAACGGCCAAGGATGGCTTAATTGATCGCGCCAAAGGACATCTAGCAGGCACTAACTACTACCTGACCAAGCCCGTGGATCGAGAGGTACTACTCAGTACGATTGAGAAATTTATTTAG
- a CDS encoding circularly permuted type 2 ATP-grasp protein: MELDRYDPGDFYDEWFIARGQPRPFIEPLLERARSLPEGELKRRQRAAQQVMFNIGATFTVYGADEGTERIMPFDILPRVIPAPEWRMLERGLKQRIQALNCFIEDVYGSQKIINDGVIPRALIESAKGYLRACHDLKPPAGIWCHITGTDLVRDRDGTWYVLEDNLRCPSGISYVLENRRVMKSTFPLVFRELDIQPVDEYASHLLETLLNLAPPGLPDATVVVLTPGMYNSAYFEHSFLAQQMGVTLVEGRDLVVADGYLQMRTTKGLKRVDVVYRRIDDDFIDPAVFRSDSMLGVAGLMEVYRQGRVAIANALGTGVADDKVIYAYVPQMIRYYLGEDMLLPNVPTYLCWEPQQLDYVLHHLDELVVKSANESGGYGMLIGPQATPEQRAEFAERIQANPRNYIAQPTLSLSRVPTLLGDEIVGCHVDLRPYILYGKEIYVHPGGLTRVAMKRGSLVVNSSQGGGSKDTWVLSD; this comes from the coding sequence GTGGAACTTGATCGCTACGACCCCGGTGATTTTTATGATGAGTGGTTTATTGCCCGTGGCCAACCGCGACCGTTTATTGAACCCCTATTAGAGCGGGCGCGATCGCTCCCCGAAGGAGAGCTAAAGCGGCGGCAAAGGGCGGCGCAACAGGTCATGTTTAATATCGGCGCCACCTTTACGGTGTATGGGGCGGACGAAGGCACGGAGCGGATTATGCCCTTTGATATTTTGCCGCGCGTGATTCCTGCCCCGGAGTGGCGGATGCTGGAGCGGGGTCTAAAACAGCGCATTCAGGCTCTCAACTGCTTTATTGAGGATGTCTATGGCTCGCAAAAAATTATTAACGATGGTGTGATTCCGCGAGCACTGATTGAGTCAGCCAAGGGCTACCTGCGGGCGTGTCATGATCTGAAACCCCCTGCGGGTATTTGGTGCCACATTACCGGAACAGACCTTGTGCGCGATCGCGATGGCACGTGGTACGTCCTAGAGGATAATTTACGCTGCCCCTCGGGCATTTCCTACGTGCTGGAAAATCGCCGTGTGATGAAGAGCACGTTTCCCCTTGTATTTAGGGAACTGGACATTCAGCCCGTAGATGAGTACGCTAGCCACCTGCTAGAAACGCTCCTGAATTTAGCCCCGCCTGGGTTGCCCGATGCCACCGTGGTCGTGCTCACGCCCGGAATGTATAACTCTGCCTATTTTGAGCATTCGTTTTTAGCGCAGCAGATGGGCGTGACCCTTGTAGAGGGGCGAGATTTGGTGGTGGCAGATGGGTATTTGCAAATGCGTACCACCAAAGGGTTAAAGCGGGTGGATGTGGTCTATCGCCGTATTGATGATGACTTTATTGATCCGGCAGTCTTTCGCTCCGATTCGATGCTCGGGGTTGCCGGACTCATGGAGGTGTATCGTCAAGGTCGGGTGGCGATCGCCAATGCCTTGGGCACCGGTGTTGCCGATGACAAAGTGATTTATGCCTACGTGCCCCAAATGATCCGCTACTACCTTGGCGAAGACATGCTATTGCCCAACGTGCCCACCTATCTGTGCTGGGAACCCCAGCAACTCGACTATGTGTTGCACCACTTAGATGAGTTGGTGGTGAAATCTGCCAATGAGTCGGGGGGCTACGGTATGCTAATTGGGCCTCAAGCCACACCCGAGCAGCGGGCAGAATTTGCCGAACGCATTCAGGCCAACCCCCGCAACTATATTGCCCAACCGACGCTCTCTCTCTCACGGGTGCCCACACTCCTTGGGGATGAAATTGTTGGCTGCCACGTGGACTTGCGCCCCTATATCCTCTACGGCAAAGAAATTTACGTGCATCCGGGCGGCCTGACCCGCGTGGCCATGAAGCGCGGCTCCCTTGTGGTGAACTCCTCCCAAGGCGGCGGCAGCAAAGATACGTGGGTACTCAGCGACTAA
- a CDS encoding methyl-accepting chemotaxis protein, translating into MRIRYQLYSLIGAISFMALTSLGVVLFNRAGDEALVVNEAGLVRGGSQRIFKLRLAGNSIDELAARNERRINALINGDAEMGIPAARDPQFRNLMLQVQSEWQQLKQQLQQPQINVAQLIEDSEAFFKLTDEAVKAAELAAKASEEQNKLIEIVLVFIEIILVVTVALIINRIITLLSRLSSQIATSSNETAAALAEQEKVIAQQAASVNQTTTTMEELGASSRQSAEQAEASSAGAKQAMELATYGKETVQRTVAGIDTLKGNVMAIAEKIMQLSEQTTQVTAISELVADIANQTNILALNAAVEAARAGEHGKGFSVVAQEVRKLADQSKKSAEKITTLIREVQGAMNSTVMVTDEGMKATNECAKLAHDTSETFATIANAIDAVHLNSQQIALSSKQQAVGVQQAISAMNAINLGAQETSTSVSQIKTATQQLVEAAQTLQSTI; encoded by the coding sequence ATGCGTATTCGTTATCAACTGTATTCTCTGATTGGTGCCATTTCCTTTATGGCCTTGACCAGCTTAGGGGTCGTTCTATTTAACCGTGCAGGGGACGAAGCCCTTGTAGTGAATGAAGCGGGCTTAGTGCGGGGGGGCAGCCAGCGCATTTTTAAGCTACGCCTTGCTGGGAACAGTATTGATGAATTAGCTGCTCGCAACGAGCGCCGAATTAATGCCCTGATCAATGGCGATGCTGAAATGGGGATTCCAGCCGCACGGGATCCCCAGTTTCGCAACCTGATGTTACAGGTACAATCCGAGTGGCAACAACTAAAACAGCAATTGCAGCAACCTCAAATTAATGTTGCACAACTCATCGAGGATAGTGAAGCATTTTTTAAGCTCACGGATGAGGCCGTCAAAGCAGCAGAATTGGCGGCTAAAGCAAGTGAGGAACAAAATAAATTGATTGAAATCGTCCTCGTCTTTATAGAAATCATATTGGTTGTTACTGTAGCTTTAATTATTAACCGCATTATCACCTTACTATCACGCCTGTCGAGTCAAATTGCGACCTCGTCGAACGAAACGGCAGCGGCTCTAGCTGAACAAGAAAAAGTGATTGCCCAACAGGCGGCCTCGGTGAACCAAACAACCACCACCATGGAAGAACTCGGAGCCTCCTCGCGGCAGTCCGCCGAGCAAGCCGAAGCTTCCTCCGCAGGTGCTAAGCAAGCCATGGAACTAGCCACCTATGGCAAAGAAACGGTGCAGCGAACGGTTGCCGGCATTGACACCCTAAAAGGGAATGTGATGGCGATCGCCGAGAAAATCATGCAACTGAGCGAGCAAACCACTCAAGTCACCGCTATTTCTGAGTTGGTGGCGGATATTGCCAACCAAACCAACATTCTTGCCCTCAATGCGGCTGTCGAAGCAGCCCGAGCAGGAGAGCACGGCAAGGGCTTTTCCGTTGTGGCGCAGGAAGTGCGCAAACTAGCGGATCAAAGTAAAAAATCGGCAGAAAAAATTACCACCCTCATTCGTGAAGTCCAAGGTGCCATGAACAGCACCGTGATGGTGACCGATGAGGGTATGAAAGCCACCAATGAGTGTGCAAAGCTAGCCCATGACACCTCCGAGACGTTTGCCACGATCGCCAACGCCATTGATGCGGTTCATTTGAACAGCCAGCAGATTGCCCTCAGTTCTAAACAGCAGGCGGTAGGGGTGCAGCAGGCCATTTCTGCGATGAATGCCATTAACTTGGGTGCGCAGGAAACGTCCACCAGTGTGTCGCAGATTAAGACCGCGACCCAGCAGCTTGTTGAAGCCGCTCAAACATTGCAAAGTACCATATAG
- a CDS encoding chemotaxis protein CheW — translation MNYLTLRSQGLSCVLPLSVVQELINLPELTLVPETPVDIIGIMNVRGELVPVMHLGCRLGIAHPQCHATDVVILVEALGLRLGVVVNQVEDVVNIDPSELLEEPDYGHLGGVNTAFVAGLATVQDELAIVINVETLIREPAAVAEFTVSLRSPDLEASPQYDFYARYWPAATPAQKALLKERQQRLSQDQEDAEALDQQLSVGVFELGGEQFAVPLTEIRQFIDLGNVVPIPGAPPFIIGHLPLQGEVIPLVDVREPLRVKTSAIPLKKAIVVYVNSITIAILIQGIQDIMTYHYQQLQLSSFLSVHDNGHVGSIIQEGKVIKLLNLKQLFSKMVPSFAAA, via the coding sequence ATGAACTACTTAACGTTGCGATCGCAGGGGCTAAGTTGTGTGTTGCCCCTATCGGTGGTGCAAGAACTCATTAACTTACCGGAGCTAACCCTCGTTCCTGAGACACCGGTTGATATTATCGGCATCATGAACGTGCGAGGCGAGCTAGTGCCAGTGATGCATCTGGGCTGTCGCTTGGGTATAGCTCATCCTCAATGCCACGCCACCGATGTGGTCATTCTCGTTGAGGCACTCGGCCTGCGACTTGGGGTAGTGGTCAACCAAGTGGAAGATGTCGTGAACATTGACCCTAGCGAGCTGTTGGAGGAACCCGATTACGGTCATCTTGGTGGAGTTAACACGGCCTTTGTAGCGGGCTTAGCCACGGTTCAAGACGAGTTGGCCATTGTCATTAATGTAGAAACGTTAATTCGAGAACCCGCTGCCGTGGCGGAATTCACTGTGTCTCTGCGTTCACCAGACCTTGAAGCCTCCCCCCAGTATGATTTCTATGCCCGCTATTGGCCAGCCGCAACCCCTGCGCAGAAAGCACTCTTAAAGGAGCGGCAACAGCGCCTCAGTCAAGATCAGGAAGATGCCGAGGCACTGGATCAGCAGCTAAGTGTGGGCGTGTTTGAACTGGGGGGCGAGCAATTTGCGGTTCCGTTAACGGAGATTCGCCAATTTATTGATTTGGGCAATGTTGTCCCCATTCCGGGAGCGCCTCCATTTATTATCGGTCACCTCCCTTTGCAGGGGGAGGTCATCCCTCTTGTGGATGTTCGCGAACCACTGCGCGTCAAGACATCTGCTATCCCCTTAAAAAAAGCCATCGTTGTCTATGTTAACTCAATCACAATTGCTATTTTAATCCAAGGAATCCAAGACATCATGACCTATCATTATCAGCAACTGCAACTGAGTTCATTTTTGTCGGTTCATGACAACGGTCATGTGGGTTCAATTATTCAAGAGGGAAAAGTTATTAAGCTGCTCAATCTCAAGCAATTATTCAGTAAGATGGTGCCATCCTTTGCCGCTGCTTAG
- a CDS encoding hybrid sensor histidine kinase/response regulator, producing the protein MYIEDDELRSLYRAASSEHLQAIEAGLLALESNPQDRSPLDQLLREAHSLKGDSRMLGVTDVEALMHHVEDILSHWRQGQLEPSPTLFEALYRALDAVKKMAHEAVTGEPANLSPFHIAAELLQFLQGAPPEVDDLDALMAATPTSIFPEATPERPPEDDGAAAVTTPVSSHEDYRIDSVRVASHTLDALMTSIADLTVTQQRIARQQELIAKGLAHWEQAQVHLLASQRLLQPHPELFALRQHYDHLRQQLDALGRSLQQLEAQADVDDAHLTAVVNGLERDIQNLQFLPLGTIFNLLPRAVRDIAKQQNKAVQLLIEGAEVAVDRRILEGMKAPLTHLVRNALDHGIESPEERQQQGKPPQATLTVRGRTNGNEVVIEVIDDGRGLDHEAIKRTALQRGLYSAEALAAMSRAEIEALIFAPGFSTRAQVSTLSGRGVGLDVVRANVEELNGTIEVISTPGQGCCFRITLRANRATIPVLTVRLQEFLYGLPVEAIATTLLLRQEALLLEGAEPTLLWEQRPVGLRWLADLLHLEGNARHQSQYPCVILRHGDRYRGLIVDEIVNFQNVQLKPPHPLLSGLPHLLGVTVLETGDICHLLKPSALLAATGGDRPQPTAVSTPPTKPRILLVEDSLPIRTQLRRILERAGYEVTTAVDGADGFQQLRTGTFNAIVSDVEMPQQNGIEMTQRIRQLPEYQRLPIVLVTTLAAASDRQRALAAGANAYLTKGNFDQTLLLDTLAELIYEQN; encoded by the coding sequence ATGTACATTGAAGATGATGAGTTACGCTCCCTCTATCGCGCCGCCAGCAGTGAGCATCTGCAAGCGATCGAGGCTGGCCTGCTGGCGCTAGAAAGCAATCCTCAGGATCGCTCCCCCCTTGATCAACTGCTGCGGGAAGCGCATTCCCTAAAGGGAGACTCCCGCATGTTGGGGGTAACGGACGTAGAGGCGCTCATGCACCATGTGGAAGACATCCTCAGCCACTGGCGGCAAGGGCAGTTGGAACCATCCCCTACCCTGTTTGAGGCGCTCTACCGTGCCCTCGATGCCGTGAAAAAAATGGCCCATGAGGCGGTGACCGGCGAGCCAGCCAATCTCAGCCCCTTTCATATTGCGGCTGAACTGTTGCAATTTTTGCAGGGGGCACCCCCTGAGGTGGATGATTTAGATGCGTTAATGGCGGCAACCCCCACGAGCATCTTTCCCGAGGCCACTCCTGAACGTCCGCCCGAGGATGACGGTGCCGCAGCCGTGACGACTCCAGTGAGTTCCCATGAGGACTATCGCATTGACAGTGTGCGCGTGGCCAGCCACACCCTAGATGCCCTAATGACCTCCATTGCCGATTTAACGGTGACCCAGCAACGCATTGCCCGGCAGCAGGAACTCATTGCCAAGGGGTTGGCGCACTGGGAACAGGCGCAGGTGCATCTGCTGGCGAGTCAGCGATTATTGCAGCCCCACCCCGAATTATTTGCCCTGCGGCAGCACTACGATCATCTCCGGCAGCAACTGGACGCCCTCGGGCGATCGCTCCAGCAATTAGAGGCGCAGGCAGACGTGGACGATGCGCATCTAACAGCAGTGGTGAATGGTCTTGAGAGGGACATCCAAAATTTGCAATTTTTACCCCTAGGAACGATCTTTAACCTGTTGCCGCGAGCCGTACGGGATATTGCCAAACAACAAAACAAAGCGGTGCAACTCCTGATTGAAGGGGCAGAGGTTGCCGTTGACCGCCGCATCCTCGAAGGCATGAAAGCCCCCCTCACCCATCTGGTGCGCAATGCCTTAGACCATGGCATCGAGTCACCCGAAGAACGTCAGCAGCAGGGGAAGCCGCCCCAAGCAACACTGACGGTACGGGGGCGCACCAATGGCAACGAAGTGGTGATCGAAGTCATTGATGATGGCCGGGGTCTCGATCATGAGGCCATTAAGCGAACGGCGCTCCAGCGGGGTCTCTACAGCGCGGAAGCACTGGCGGCGATGAGTCGTGCCGAGATCGAAGCCCTCATTTTTGCGCCCGGATTTTCAACCCGTGCTCAGGTCAGTACCCTCTCCGGACGAGGAGTGGGGTTAGATGTGGTGCGAGCAAACGTTGAGGAACTCAACGGCACCATTGAGGTGATCTCGACCCCGGGACAGGGGTGCTGTTTCCGAATCACCCTGCGCGCTAATCGAGCCACCATCCCGGTGCTCACGGTGCGCTTGCAGGAGTTCCTCTATGGGTTACCCGTTGAGGCGATCGCCACCACCCTGCTGTTGCGACAGGAAGCCCTCCTGCTAGAGGGGGCAGAACCCACCCTGCTTTGGGAACAACGCCCGGTCGGTCTCCGTTGGTTAGCGGATCTCCTCCATCTAGAGGGGAACGCCCGCCACCAGTCCCAGTACCCCTGCGTGATTCTGCGCCATGGCGATCGCTATCGGGGGCTAATTGTCGATGAGATTGTCAATTTCCAGAACGTGCAGTTAAAGCCCCCCCATCCCTTACTGAGTGGCCTGCCCCATCTATTGGGGGTCACGGTTCTGGAAACGGGCGATATTTGCCATCTCCTCAAACCCAGTGCGTTGCTCGCCGCAACTGGGGGCGATCGCCCCCAACCCACCGCCGTCTCGACCCCGCCCACCAAGCCACGGATTCTCCTCGTCGAAGACTCTCTCCCGATTCGCACTCAACTACGGCGCATTTTAGAGCGGGCAGGGTATGAAGTGACTACTGCCGTGGACGGTGCCGATGGTTTTCAGCAGTTGCGCACCGGAACATTTAACGCCATTGTCTCTGACGTGGAAATGCCCCAGCAAAATGGCATTGAAATGACCCAGCGCATTCGCCAACTGCCTGAGTACCAACGCTTACCGATTGTCTTGGTGACCACCTTAGCAGCAGCTAGCGATCGCCAACGCGCCCTTGCCGCCGGTGCCAACGCCTACCTCACCAAGGGAAATTTTGACCAAACCCTATTACTAGATACCCTAGCGGAGCTAATTTATGAGCAAAATTAA
- a CDS encoding methyltransferase domain-containing protein produces the protein MDDSLLAEFLQLIRQQTGIAIRAQDTPQLAKKLLSRCRALEYRHPRQYLALLAHPASLAAQQEWQQLADLITTGESYFFRDQGQIKVLRETILPHLIGRHQGDRTLRILSAGCSTGEEIYSIAILLKELIPDPDRWQLHLVGYDLSPQAIAQARAGLYGRWSFRGMDPTLQRRYFQETPQGWVINEELRQGVRFRCVNLLAPEEYDLLPASVDLIICRNVFIYFDSTAIQQILGTFVSLLRPHGYLLTGHTELQGQDISPLDILSYPESVVYQLGADPQPPQAPTPPPISALEEARAAFALRNYTQALTLAQQWQAHQPNDQACLLLMAQIYANQGRYTEAIALSQQLLQRDAANIDALLLLAHIAQEQQNKPLAKDYLRRIIFLSPDTIVAYVELIELHLSEQELDPVPSLLATAQLLLQNCPPNEIISFHQGITVTMLQQYLKQLTITPLAP, from the coding sequence ATGGACGATTCATTACTAGCAGAATTTTTGCAACTCATTCGCCAGCAAACGGGCATTGCCATTCGGGCACAGGATACACCGCAACTGGCCAAGAAACTGCTCAGCCGCTGCCGTGCCCTTGAGTACCGCCATCCCCGTCAGTATCTTGCCCTCCTTGCCCATCCGGCATCCTTGGCCGCCCAGCAGGAATGGCAGCAGCTTGCGGACCTCATTACCACTGGGGAGAGCTACTTTTTTCGTGACCAAGGTCAGATTAAAGTGCTGCGGGAAACGATTTTGCCCCACCTGATTGGCCGCCACCAGGGCGATCGCACCCTCCGCATTCTGAGTGCAGGCTGCTCCACCGGTGAGGAGATCTATTCCATCGCCATCCTCCTCAAGGAATTGATCCCTGATCCCGACCGCTGGCAACTCCACCTTGTGGGCTACGATCTCAGTCCACAGGCCATTGCCCAAGCACGAGCCGGGCTGTATGGCCGTTGGTCGTTTCGCGGTATGGATCCCACACTGCAACGGCGCTACTTTCAGGAAACGCCTCAGGGCTGGGTCATTAATGAAGAGTTGCGGCAGGGGGTACGTTTCCGTTGTGTGAATTTGCTGGCTCCGGAAGAGTACGATCTGTTACCCGCCAGCGTTGATCTGATTATTTGTCGTAACGTCTTTATCTATTTTGACAGCACCGCCATTCAGCAAATCTTAGGCACGTTTGTGTCTCTGCTGCGTCCCCACGGCTATCTGTTAACCGGCCACACCGAACTACAGGGACAAGACATTAGCCCCCTAGACATCCTGAGCTACCCTGAATCGGTAGTGTATCAACTGGGCGCTGATCCCCAGCCACCCCAAGCGCCAACGCCACCGCCAATCTCGGCACTAGAGGAAGCCCGTGCCGCCTTTGCTCTACGTAATTACACGCAAGCCTTAACCCTTGCCCAACAATGGCAAGCCCACCAGCCTAACGATCAGGCCTGTTTACTACTGATGGCGCAAATTTATGCCAATCAAGGGCGCTATACCGAGGCGATCGCCCTTAGCCAACAACTGCTCCAGCGAGATGCGGCCAACATTGATGCTCTATTACTGCTTGCGCATATTGCCCAAGAGCAACAAAATAAACCTCTAGCCAAAGATTACCTGCGGCGCATCATTTTTCTTAGCCCAGACACCATTGTGGCCTACGTCGAACTCATTGAACTGCACCTCAGCGAGCAGGAACTTGATCCCGTTCCGTCGCTACTGGCAACGGCGCAACTGCTGTTGCAGAACTGTCCACCCAATGAAATAATTTCCTTTCATCAAGGTATTACTGTGACCATGTTGCAACAGTATCTTAAACAACTGACAATCACACCCCTTGCCCCCTAG